Proteins encoded together in one Bacteroides zoogleoformans window:
- the dnaG gene encoding DNA primase, which produces MIDQATIDRILDAAQIVDVVSDFVTLRKRGVNYVGLCPFHNEKTPSFSVSPSKGLCKCFSCGKGGNAVHFIMEHEQLSYPEALRYLAKKYGIEIKERELTNEEKQAQSERESLFIVNNFARDYFQNILKNHADGRSIGMAYFRNRGFRDDIIEKFQLGYSTESHDALAQEALKKGYKKEFLTKTGLCYETDDHRLRDRFWGRVIFPIHTLSGKVVAFGGRVLAGATKGVKVKYVNSPESEIYHKSNELYGIYFAKQAIVKQDRCFLVEGYTDVISMHQAGVENVVASSGTALTSGQIRMIHRFTNNMTILYDGDEAGIHASLRGIDMLLEEGMNIKVCLLPDDEDPDSFARKHNATEFQTFIQQNETDFIHFKTNLLLGSAGTDPIKRAELIGNLVQSISIIPEAIVRDVYIKECAQLLRVEDKLLVSEVAKRREKQAERAERERRAANAAKSNAEAGDNAGNADVSASESDTGQAVVGYSSEVFPPVGLPSEVPPASQQEEAYVSFIPQEGKEGQEFYKYERLILQMVVRYGEKVMCNVSNEEGQETPITVTEYIVNDLKEDDLAFHNPLHRQILSEAAAHIHKEGFIAKRYFMSHPDPIISRLCVELINNRYQLSKYHSKSQKIVTDEERLYELVPTLMINFKYAIVSEELKHIMFVLQDPTVIKDEARCDSTMKRYNELREVKSIMAKRLGDRVVISF; this is translated from the coding sequence ATGATAGATCAAGCCACTATAGACAGGATTTTGGATGCGGCTCAGATTGTAGACGTCGTATCGGACTTCGTCACCCTGCGCAAGCGGGGTGTGAACTATGTTGGTTTGTGTCCTTTCCATAACGAGAAGACACCCTCTTTCAGTGTGTCTCCTTCCAAAGGATTGTGCAAGTGCTTCAGTTGCGGCAAGGGTGGCAATGCCGTGCATTTCATTATGGAGCACGAACAGCTGTCCTATCCGGAAGCATTGAGGTATCTTGCCAAGAAATATGGCATTGAAATTAAAGAGCGGGAACTCACCAACGAGGAGAAGCAAGCACAAAGCGAGCGCGAAAGTTTGTTTATCGTCAACAACTTCGCCCGCGACTACTTTCAGAATATATTAAAGAACCATGCGGACGGGCGGAGCATCGGCATGGCCTATTTCCGCAATCGCGGCTTCCGCGATGACATCATCGAAAAATTTCAGTTGGGCTACTCCACCGAAAGCCACGATGCCCTTGCACAAGAGGCGCTAAAGAAAGGCTACAAAAAAGAATTTCTCACCAAGACCGGCCTTTGCTACGAGACGGACGACCATCGTCTGCGCGACCGTTTCTGGGGACGAGTCATATTTCCTATACACACACTTTCGGGCAAAGTAGTGGCCTTCGGCGGTCGTGTACTGGCCGGTGCCACAAAAGGTGTAAAAGTGAAGTATGTCAATTCTCCCGAATCGGAAATCTATCACAAAAGCAATGAACTTTATGGCATTTACTTCGCCAAGCAAGCCATTGTAAAGCAAGACCGTTGTTTTCTGGTTGAAGGCTACACGGATGTCATCTCCATGCATCAGGCGGGAGTAGAAAATGTGGTGGCTTCTTCGGGAACCGCACTTACTTCCGGACAAATCCGCATGATTCATCGCTTCACCAACAACATGACCATCCTTTATGATGGTGACGAAGCCGGCATACACGCCTCTCTGCGAGGAATAGACATGTTGCTTGAAGAAGGCATGAATATCAAAGTCTGCCTGTTGCCCGACGATGAAGACCCCGACTCGTTTGCCCGCAAGCACAACGCAACGGAATTTCAAACTTTCATACAGCAGAACGAAACAGACTTTATACACTTCAAGACCAATCTGCTGCTGGGAAGCGCAGGGACAGACCCCATCAAGCGTGCCGAACTCATAGGGAATCTTGTACAAAGCATCTCCATCATTCCAGAGGCCATTGTACGCGACGTGTACATCAAGGAGTGTGCCCAACTGCTACGCGTGGAAGACAAGCTGTTGGTTTCTGAAGTAGCCAAGCGCCGAGAGAAGCAAGCGGAACGTGCCGAACGCGAACGGCGGGCAGCCAATGCCGCGAAAAGCAATGCAGAAGCAGGTGACAATGCCGGCAATGCGGATGTATCGGCTTCCGAATCAGATACAGGACAAGCTGTTGTTGGTTACTCTTCAGAAGTTTTTCCACCGGTCGGTCTTCCCAGTGAAGTTCCCCCCGCTTCGCAGCAAGAAGAGGCATATGTTTCTTTCATCCCACAAGAAGGAAAAGAAGGACAGGAATTTTATAAATACGAACGGTTGATCCTCCAAATGGTAGTGCGTTACGGAGAAAAAGTGATGTGCAACGTCAGCAACGAAGAGGGGCAGGAGACTCCCATTACCGTAACCGAATATATTGTCAACGACCTGAAAGAAGACGATCTTGCCTTTCATAATCCACTTCACCGACAAATACTATCAGAAGCGGCAGCTCACATTCATAAGGAAGGCTTCATCGCCAAGCGGTACTTCATGTCACACCCCGATCCTATCATCAGCAGACTGTGTGTAGAGCTTATCAACAACCGCTATCAGCTAAGCAAATATCACTCAAAAAGCCAGAAGATTGTGACGGACGAAGAGCGTCTCTACGAACTGGTTCCTACGTTGATGATAAACTTCAAATATGCCATTGTCAGCGAAGAACTGAAACACATCATGTTTGTCTTACAAGATCCCACCGTCATCAAAGATGAAGCACGCTGCGACAGCACCATGAAACGCTACAATGAATTGCGCGAAGTGAAAAGTATCATGGCAAAAC
- a CDS encoding glycoside hydrolase family 43 protein: MKTNNLFLALALSLVLPLKAQRANYVSQVWCPDLGNGKYKNPVLYADYSDPDVCRVGDDFYMTSSSFNCLPGLQILHSKDLVNWKIIGAAVPYALPPIEATERPQHGNRVWAPTIRHHNGEYYIFWGDPDQGAFMVKAKKPKGPWTVPAIVKRGKGIIDTCPFWDEDGKVYMVHAYAGSRAQLKSVIAICELNADVTEAITQSRIVFDGHEEHQTCEGPKLYKRGGYYYIFHPAGGVSTGWQVVQRSKNIYGPYEWRKVLAQGNTSVNGPHQGAWVDTPTGEDWFLHFQDVGAYGRTVHLQPMKWTDGWPIIGIDKDGDGCGEPVLTYRKPDVGKSYPICNPQESDEFDGYTLSPQWQWHANINEKWAYYAGEKGFVRLYSYPVVNEYRNLWDVANLLLQKTPSDNFTATMKLFFKPSEKYTGERCGLIVMGLNYAGMILENAVHGTVLSQVSCFKADKDNPEEVNGTTKLKKEDTVYLRVTFSCDGKKIAESEGGHDLQVMCNFSYSLDGKRYHTLGKPFQAKEGKWIGAKVGMFCTRPAIIANDGGWMDVDWFRITP, encoded by the coding sequence ATGAAAACAAATAACCTCTTTTTAGCCCTTGCCCTCTCGCTTGTTTTGCCGCTGAAGGCACAACGAGCGAATTATGTCTCCCAAGTGTGGTGTCCTGACTTAGGAAACGGTAAATATAAGAACCCCGTATTGTATGCAGATTATTCCGATCCGGATGTATGCCGTGTGGGAGACGACTTCTACATGACCTCTTCCAGCTTCAACTGCCTGCCGGGATTGCAGATACTGCACTCCAAAGATTTGGTGAATTGGAAGATTATCGGCGCTGCCGTACCTTATGCGCTCCCTCCGATTGAAGCAACCGAACGTCCGCAACATGGTAACCGAGTATGGGCACCGACCATCCGCCATCACAACGGCGAGTATTACATCTTTTGGGGCGACCCTGACCAAGGAGCTTTCATGGTAAAGGCCAAAAAACCGAAAGGCCCATGGACAGTTCCCGCAATCGTGAAGCGGGGAAAAGGAATCATAGATACCTGCCCTTTCTGGGACGAAGACGGGAAAGTATATATGGTACACGCCTATGCAGGAAGCCGCGCACAACTGAAAAGCGTCATCGCCATCTGCGAACTGAACGCCGACGTCACGGAAGCCATCACACAGTCGCGCATCGTGTTCGACGGTCATGAGGAACATCAGACGTGCGAAGGGCCTAAACTTTACAAACGAGGCGGGTACTACTACATCTTCCATCCGGCAGGCGGCGTTTCTACGGGATGGCAAGTGGTGCAGCGTTCCAAGAACATCTATGGGCCATACGAATGGCGCAAGGTGCTGGCTCAAGGAAACACCTCCGTGAACGGCCCCCACCAAGGGGCTTGGGTAGACACTCCCACCGGGGAAGACTGGTTCCTGCACTTCCAGGACGTGGGGGCCTATGGACGGACGGTACATCTGCAACCCATGAAGTGGACAGACGGTTGGCCTATCATCGGCATCGACAAAGACGGTGACGGGTGTGGAGAACCTGTCCTGACCTACCGTAAGCCTGACGTAGGTAAAAGTTATCCCATCTGCAATCCACAAGAGAGCGACGAGTTCGACGGTTATACCCTCTCTCCGCAATGGCAATGGCATGCCAACATCAACGAGAAGTGGGCTTACTACGCCGGCGAAAAAGGCTTTGTACGCCTGTATTCGTACCCGGTGGTCAACGAGTACAGGAATCTGTGGGACGTCGCTAACCTGCTATTGCAGAAGACGCCCTCGGACAATTTCACCGCCACCATGAAACTTTTTTTCAAGCCTTCGGAGAAATACACCGGTGAGCGTTGCGGGCTAATTGTCATGGGTTTGAATTACGCCGGGATGATACTGGAGAATGCCGTCCACGGCACGGTGCTCTCGCAAGTCTCCTGTTTCAAGGCGGATAAAGACAATCCCGAAGAAGTGAACGGAACCACAAAGCTGAAGAAAGAAGATACTGTTTACTTGCGTGTCACATTCAGCTGCGACGGAAAGAAAATAGCCGAGAGCGAGGGCGGACACGACTTGCAGGTAATGTGCAACTTCAGCTACAGTTTAGACGGTAAACGATATCACACACTGGGGAAGCCTTTTCAAGCCAAAGAAGGAAAATGGATTGGAGCCAAAGTAGGCATGTTTTGTACGCGTCCTGCCATCATCGCCAACGACGGAGGTTGGATGGATGTAGACTGGTTCAGAATCACCCCGTGA
- a CDS encoding DUF4861 domain-containing protein, giving the protein MKTASLIIFVWLLCSSYMYAQTAPQTAAYSIEVVNSWDKAQTDVPIVIKLSELKSRFRIQSAVVKDGDVEIPSQLDDLNGDSKADELVFVIDMPANGRKVLSVTFSADKTAKVYPARVFATMLVRDAGKQKHAPVQSVTAPGTTDFYNMLYGHGPMFESELAAYRIYFNPKQTVDPYGKFKKGLELEESRFYPTDEQLAHGFGNDVLMVGNSCGIGTLKGWDGTKATHIEPVTFRTERILAYGPVRTITDVEVKDWQYQGKELTMTNRYILYAGHRDLLVETFFDQPLEEETFCTGVQNIMGGETLSYSDHKGLIGSWGRYWPVTDTAKYAKETIGIATYVPQKYIREEVTDKDNFLYTLSAPGSNRFHHYTMFTSHKESFGYATPEAWFAYMREWKEELEHPISISSLTLLSLQE; this is encoded by the coding sequence ATGAAAACTGCTTCACTCATCATCTTTGTCTGGCTGTTGTGCAGCAGCTATATGTATGCACAGACTGCCCCGCAAACCGCCGCATACTCCATAGAAGTGGTCAATTCTTGGGACAAAGCCCAAACGGATGTTCCCATAGTCATCAAACTGTCCGAACTGAAAAGCAGGTTTCGTATACAGTCGGCCGTAGTAAAAGATGGAGATGTGGAAATACCGTCGCAATTGGACGACCTGAACGGTGACTCGAAAGCCGACGAGCTGGTCTTCGTCATCGACATGCCCGCCAATGGCAGGAAAGTACTTTCCGTGACATTCTCGGCCGATAAAACCGCCAAGGTTTATCCTGCACGCGTATTTGCCACCATGCTGGTGCGCGATGCAGGGAAGCAGAAACATGCACCGGTACAATCAGTCACAGCACCCGGAACGACTGACTTCTATAACATGCTGTATGGGCACGGGCCGATGTTCGAGTCCGAATTGGCAGCCTATCGTATCTACTTCAACCCGAAACAGACAGTAGACCCGTACGGTAAATTCAAGAAAGGATTGGAACTCGAAGAGAGCCGGTTTTACCCTACCGACGAGCAGCTTGCGCACGGTTTCGGCAACGATGTGCTGATGGTAGGAAACAGTTGCGGCATCGGCACGCTGAAAGGTTGGGACGGCACTAAGGCCACCCACATCGAGCCGGTAACCTTCCGCACGGAACGTATCCTTGCATACGGTCCGGTACGCACCATTACCGACGTGGAGGTGAAAGACTGGCAATATCAAGGCAAAGAGCTGACAATGACCAACCGCTACATTCTCTATGCAGGACACCGGGACTTGCTCGTGGAGACTTTCTTCGACCAACCTCTGGAAGAAGAGACTTTCTGTACCGGCGTTCAGAACATCATGGGCGGCGAAACCCTCTCTTATTCCGACCATAAGGGGCTGATTGGAAGTTGGGGAAGATACTGGCCCGTGACCGACACGGCGAAATACGCCAAAGAGACGATAGGCATTGCCACCTACGTTCCACAAAAATACATCCGCGAGGAAGTGACTGACAAGGACAATTTTCTCTATACGCTTTCAGCCCCCGGCAGCAACCGCTTCCACCATTACACCATGTTTACTTCCCACAAGGAGTCCTTCGGGTACGCTACTCCGGAAGCATGGTTCGCCTATATGCGAGAGTGGAAGGAGGAACTGGAACATCCCATAAGCATCTCTTCCCTCACCCTGCTTTCTTTACAAGAGTAG
- a CDS encoding glycoside hydrolase family 28 protein, which yields MNTLIKKWLVITALSLPLQPAQNIASAQCGNHIDEAIYENLPFDMPKVEQPVFPDYSVNILQFGAKSDGITLNTKAINDAIKEVNMHGGGRVIIPEGLWLTGPIELLSNVNLYTEKNALVVFTDDFDAYPIIKTSFEGLETRRCQSPISAWNAENIAITGHGVFDGSGDSWRPVKQSKLTVSQWNALVKSGGVVDKSIWYPTAGSLKGALACKDFNNPEGIETDEEWNEIRPWLRPVLLNIVKSRKVLLEGVTFKNSPSWCLHPLSCEHITINKVKVFNPWYSQNGDALDLESCKNALIINNIFDAGDDAICIKSGKDEDGRKRGEPCQNVIVKNNTVLHGHGGFVVGSEMSGGVKNIYVSDCTFLGTDVGLRFKSTRGRGGVVEGIYINNIHMIDIPHEPLLFDLFYGGKGAGEETEEELAGRMRASVPPVTVETPAFRDIHISNIICKGAGRAMFFNGLPEMPIKNVTVKNVTISEAKEGVVVSQAEGIIFENIRIETNGETLEVKSAKALKVNGKSYKNIDAKGIRLSF from the coding sequence ATGAACACACTTATCAAAAAATGGTTAGTGATTACTGCCTTATCGCTCCCGTTGCAGCCTGCACAGAACATCGCATCGGCACAATGCGGAAATCATATAGACGAAGCTATCTATGAGAATCTGCCATTCGATATGCCTAAAGTGGAACAACCCGTATTTCCGGATTATTCGGTAAATATCCTGCAATTCGGCGCAAAAAGCGATGGCATTACCCTCAACACGAAAGCAATCAACGATGCCATAAAAGAGGTAAACATGCACGGAGGAGGAAGGGTTATCATTCCCGAAGGGCTGTGGCTGACCGGTCCTATCGAACTGTTGAGTAATGTAAACCTTTACACGGAAAAGAATGCATTGGTGGTATTTACAGACGACTTCGATGCTTATCCCATCATAAAGACCTCTTTCGAAGGGCTGGAAACACGCCGTTGCCAATCGCCCATCTCGGCATGGAATGCTGAAAACATAGCTATCACCGGTCATGGTGTATTCGACGGTTCGGGCGACAGTTGGCGCCCTGTGAAGCAAAGCAAGCTCACGGTTTCCCAATGGAATGCGCTGGTAAAATCGGGCGGCGTGGTAGACAAATCGATATGGTATCCCACTGCCGGCTCATTGAAAGGCGCATTGGCTTGCAAGGACTTCAACAATCCCGAAGGCATCGAAACCGATGAGGAATGGAACGAGATACGCCCGTGGCTGCGTCCGGTGCTACTGAATATCGTCAAGAGCAGAAAGGTGCTGTTAGAAGGAGTAACATTCAAGAACTCTCCCAGCTGGTGCCTGCACCCGCTGTCGTGCGAACACATCACCATCAATAAAGTGAAGGTGTTCAATCCGTGGTACTCGCAAAACGGTGATGCGCTGGACCTGGAATCGTGTAAAAACGCCCTTATCATCAACAATATTTTTGATGCCGGCGACGATGCCATTTGCATTAAATCGGGAAAAGATGAGGACGGACGCAAACGCGGAGAGCCTTGCCAAAACGTAATCGTAAAAAACAACACAGTGCTGCACGGGCATGGCGGTTTCGTGGTGGGCAGCGAGATGTCCGGCGGGGTGAAGAATATCTATGTGTCCGATTGTACTTTCCTCGGAACGGATGTAGGGCTTCGATTCAAGAGTACCCGTGGCCGGGGCGGTGTGGTGGAAGGCATCTATATCAATAACATTCACATGATTGATATTCCTCACGAACCGTTGCTGTTCGACTTGTTCTATGGCGGCAAAGGTGCCGGCGAGGAAACGGAGGAGGAGCTGGCCGGACGCATGCGGGCAAGCGTTCCGCCCGTGACGGTGGAGACACCCGCTTTCCGTGACATTCATATTTCCAATATCATCTGCAAAGGGGCGGGGCGTGCCATGTTCTTCAACGGACTGCCGGAAATGCCTATCAAGAATGTCACTGTGAAGAACGTCACTATCAGCGAAGCTAAGGAAGGAGTAGTTGTCAGTCAGGCAGAAGGAATAATCTTCGAGAATATCCGCATCGAGACAAACGGGGAAACGCTGGAGGTGAAAAGCGCAAAAGCCTTGAAAGTGAATGGTAAGAGCTACAAGAATATCGATGCCAAAGGAATCAGATTGAGCTTTTAA
- a CDS encoding enoyl-ACP reductase FabI yields MSYNLLKGKRGIIFGALNEQSIAWKVAEKAVEEGATITLSNTPVAVRMGEVSALAEKLNCEVIAADATSVEDLENVFKRSMEVLGGQIDFVLHSIGMSPNVRKKRTYDDLDYDMLDKTLDISAISFHKMIQAAKKLNAIAEYGSILALSYVAAQRTFYGYNDMADAKALLESIARSFGYIYGREHHVRVNTISQSPTMTTAGAGVKGMDKLFDFANRMSPLGNASADECADYCIVMFSDLTRKVTMQNLFHDGGFSSVGMSLRAMATYEKGLDEYKDENGNIIYG; encoded by the coding sequence ATGAGTTATAATTTATTGAAGGGAAAAAGAGGCATTATTTTCGGTGCTCTGAACGAGCAGTCCATTGCCTGGAAAGTAGCAGAAAAAGCAGTAGAAGAAGGTGCAACCATCACCTTGTCAAATACCCCCGTTGCCGTGCGCATGGGCGAAGTATCCGCACTGGCCGAGAAACTGAATTGCGAGGTCATTGCTGCGGATGCAACGAGTGTAGAAGATTTGGAGAATGTATTCAAACGCTCCATGGAAGTGCTGGGCGGACAAATCGACTTTGTGTTGCATTCCATCGGCATGTCGCCCAATGTGCGCAAGAAACGCACTTATGACGATTTGGATTATGATATGCTGGACAAGACGCTGGATATCTCTGCCATCTCTTTCCATAAGATGATACAGGCAGCCAAGAAGCTGAACGCCATTGCCGAGTACGGCTCTATCCTTGCACTGAGCTACGTGGCTGCACAACGTACATTCTACGGTTACAACGACATGGCAGATGCCAAAGCGTTGTTGGAGTCCATTGCCCGCAGTTTCGGCTACATCTACGGACGCGAGCACCATGTGCGTGTCAATACCATTTCACAGTCGCCTACCATGACAACGGCCGGTGCCGGCGTAAAAGGTATGGACAAACTGTTCGACTTTGCCAACCGTATGTCTCCGCTCGGCAATGCTTCTGCCGATGAATGTGCCGACTATTGCATCGTCATGTTCTCCGACCTTACCCGTAAGGTGACCATGCAGAACCTGTTCCACGACGGCGGTTTCTCCAGTGTAGGCATGAGCCTTCGCGCCATGGCCACTTATGAGAAAGGTCTGGATGAGTATAAGGACGAAAACGGAAACATCATTTACGGATGA
- a CDS encoding SAM-dependent methyltransferase encodes MEPALYLLPVTLGDTSIDTVLPSYNREVISGIRHFIVEDVRSARRFLKKADKETDIDALTFYTLNKHTSPEEISGYLKPLIEGQPMGVISEAGCPAVADPGADVVAIAQRKNLRVVPLVGPSSIILSVMASGFNGQSFAFHGYLPIEPAERAKKIKMLEQRIYNEHQTQLFIETPYRNNKMIEDILHNCRPQTKLCIAANITCEGEYIKTKTVKEWQGRTPDLSKIPCIFLLYR; translated from the coding sequence ATGGAACCCGCACTTTATCTTTTGCCCGTCACCCTGGGCGATACGTCCATAGACACGGTATTGCCGTCTTATAATAGAGAGGTGATATCGGGAATCCGTCATTTTATAGTGGAGGATGTGCGTTCTGCGCGCCGCTTTCTGAAAAAAGCGGATAAGGAAACGGATATTGATGCGTTGACGTTCTATACGCTGAACAAGCACACATCTCCCGAAGAGATATCCGGTTATCTGAAACCGTTGATAGAAGGGCAGCCGATGGGAGTAATTTCTGAAGCCGGTTGTCCGGCTGTGGCCGATCCCGGTGCCGATGTAGTAGCCATTGCCCAACGCAAAAACCTGAGAGTGGTTCCGTTGGTAGGGCCTTCTTCCATTATCCTGTCTGTCATGGCTTCCGGATTCAACGGACAAAGTTTTGCCTTTCACGGCTATCTTCCCATAGAGCCGGCGGAGCGCGCCAAAAAAATAAAGATGTTGGAACAGAGAATATACAATGAACATCAGACACAACTCTTCATCGAAACGCCCTACCGTAACAACAAGATGATAGAGGACATCCTTCATAATTGCCGCCCGCAAACCAAGCTCTGTATTGCGGCAAACATTACTTGCGAGGGGGAATATATCAAAACCAAAACCGTGAAGGAATGGCAGGGCCGCACTCCCGACCTGTCTAAGATTCCTTGTATTTTTCTCTTGTATAGATAA
- the lipA gene encoding lipoyl synthase — MPERVRKPEWLKISIAANERYAETKRIVESHCLHTICSSGRCPNMGECWGKGTATFMIGGNICTRSCKFCNTQTGKPLPPDAEEPTHVAESIALMKLAHAVVTSVDRDDLPDLGASHWARTIREIKRLNPKTTVEVLIPDFQGRKELVEQVINERPEIISHNMETVRRISPLVRSAAKYETSLEVLRQIAGSGTTTKSGIMVGLGETPEEVEELMDDLIGAGCHILTIGQYLQPTHKHYPVAAYITPEQFALYKEIGLKKGFRQVESAPLVRSSYHAEKHICPAQKKNEGRNI, encoded by the coding sequence ATGCCGGAAAGAGTACGCAAGCCTGAATGGCTCAAAATAAGCATCGCCGCCAACGAGCGATATGCCGAGACCAAACGCATCGTCGAATCGCACTGCCTGCATACGATTTGCAGCAGCGGCCGTTGCCCCAACATGGGCGAATGCTGGGGAAAAGGCACTGCCACCTTCATGATCGGAGGGAATATATGCACGCGCAGTTGCAAGTTCTGCAACACACAAACCGGAAAGCCCCTGCCGCCGGATGCCGAAGAGCCTACGCATGTGGCAGAATCCATTGCCTTGATGAAACTCGCGCATGCGGTAGTCACTTCCGTAGACCGTGACGACCTCCCCGATCTGGGGGCATCGCATTGGGCACGCACCATCAGGGAAATCAAACGCCTCAACCCCAAGACAACCGTGGAAGTATTGATTCCGGACTTTCAGGGACGAAAGGAACTTGTTGAGCAAGTCATCAACGAACGTCCGGAAATCATTTCGCACAACATGGAAACCGTGCGCCGCATCAGTCCGTTGGTGCGCAGCGCAGCCAAATACGAAACCAGTCTTGAAGTGCTGCGGCAAATAGCCGGAAGCGGCACCACAACCAAATCGGGCATCATGGTAGGTTTGGGCGAGACCCCGGAAGAGGTGGAGGAACTGATGGACGACCTGATAGGAGCGGGTTGCCACATACTGACCATAGGGCAATACCTGCAACCCACGCACAAGCATTATCCGGTAGCGGCATATATCACGCCCGAACAATTTGCCCTTTACAAAGAAATCGGACTGAAGAAAGGATTCCGTCAGGTGGAAAGCGCGCCTTTAGTGCGTTCTTCCTATCATGCGGAGAAGCACATCTGCCCCGCACAAAAAAAGAATGAAGGAAGAAACATTTGA